One stretch of Halichoerus grypus chromosome 8, mHalGry1.hap1.1, whole genome shotgun sequence DNA includes these proteins:
- the BMP4 gene encoding bone morphogenetic protein 4 isoform X3 encodes MHEGRGGGREGRRAEPCPEARSHSVVPSRATHCRSSSEPFQQVCSRLAVKNHGLLLYALFSVILLGGSSHASLIPETGKKKVAEIQGHAGGRRSGQSHELLRDFEATLLQMFGLRRRPQPSKSAVIPDYMRDLYRLQSGEEEEEEQIHSIGLEYPERPASRANTVRSFHHEEHLENIPGTSENSAFRFLFNLSSIPENEVISSAELRLFREQVNQGPDWEQGFHRINIYEVMKPPAEVAPGHLITRLLDTRLVHHNVTRWETFDVSPAVLRWTREKQPNYGLAIEVTHLHQTRTHQGQHVRISRSLPQGSGDWAQLRPLLVTFGHDGRGHALTRRQRAKRSPKHHPQRARKKNKNCRRHSLYVDFSDVGWNDWIVAPPGYQAFYCHGDCPFPLADHLNSTNHAIVQTLVNSVNSSIPKACCVPTELSAISMLYLDEYDKVVLKNYQEMVVEGCGCR; translated from the exons atgcacgagggcagaggaggagggagggagggaaggagagcggAGCCCTGCCCGGAAGCTAG GAGCCATTCCGTAGTGCCATCCAGAGCAACGCACTGCCGCAGCTCCTCTGAGCCTTTCCAGCAAGTTTGTTCAAGATTGGCTGTCAAGAATCATGGACTGTTATTATATGCCTTGTTTTCTGTCA TCCTGCTAGGAGGCTCGAGCCATGCTAGTTTGATACCTGAGACGGGGAAGAAAAAAGTCGCCGAGATTCAGGGCCACGCGGGAGGACGCCGCTCAGGGCAGAGCCATGAGCTCCTGCGGGACTTCGAGGCTACACTTCTGCAGATGTTCGGGCTGCGCCGCCGCCCGCAGCCTAGCAAGAGCGCCGTCATCCCAGATTACATGCGGGATCTTTACCGGCTCCagtctggggaggaggaggaggaagagcagatcCACAGCATCGGTCTGGAGTATCCTGAGCGCCCCGCCAGTAGGGCCAACACCGTGAGGAGCTTCCACCACGAAG AACATTTGGAGAACATCCCAGGGACCAGCGAAAACTCTGCTTTTCGTTTCCTCTTTAACCTCAGCAGCATCCCAGAGAACGAGGTGATCTCCTCTGCAGAGCTTCGACTCTTCCGGGAGCAGGTGAACCAGGGCCCTGACTGGGAGCAGGGCTTCCACCGAATAAACATTTATGAGGTTATGAAGCCCCCGGCAGAAGTGGCACCTGGGCACCTCATCACACGACTACTGGACACGAGACTGGTCCACCACAATGTGACACGGTGGGAAACTTTTGATGTGAGCCCTGCGGTCCTTCGTTGGACCCGGGAGAAGCAGCCGAACTACGGGCTGGCCATTGAGGTGACTCACCTCCATCAGACACGGACCCACCAGGGCCAGCATGTCAGGATTAGCCGATCGTTACCTCAAGGGAGTGGGGATTGGGCCCAGCTCCGGCCCCTCCTGGTCACTTTTGGCCATGATGGCCGTGGACATGCCTTGACCCGACGCCAGAGGGCCAAGCGGAGCCCCAAGCATCACCCACAGCGGGCCCGGAAGAAGAATAAGAACTGCCGGCGCCACTCACTTTATGTGGACTTCAGCGATGTAGGCTGGAATGACTGGATTGTGGCCCCACCAGGCTACCAGGCCTTCTACTGCCACGGGGACTGCCCCTTTCCACTGGCCGACCACCTCAACTCAACCAACCATGCCATCGTGCAGACCCTGGTCAACTCTGTCAACTCCAGTATCCCCAAAGCCTGTTGTGTTCCCACCGAACTGAGTGCCATCTCCATGCTGTACCTGGATGAGTATGACAAGGTGGTACTGAAAAATTATCAGGAGATGGTAGTAGAGGGATGTGGGTGTCGCTGA
- the BMP4 gene encoding bone morphogenetic protein 4 isoform X2, whose product MFGLRRRPQPSKSAVIPDYMRDLYRLQSGEEEEEEQIHSIGLEYPERPASRANTVRSFHHEEHLENIPGTSENSAFRFLFNLSSIPENEVISSAELRLFREQVNQGPDWEQGFHRINIYEVMKPPAEVAPGHLITRLLDTRLVHHNVTRWETFDVSPAVLRWTREKQPNYGLAIEVTHLHQTRTHQGQHVRISRSLPQGSGDWAQLRPLLVTFGHDGRGHALTRRQRAKRSPKHHPQRARKKNKNCRRHSLYVDFSDVGWNDWIVAPPGYQAFYCHGDCPFPLADHLNSTNHAIVQTLVNSVNSSIPKACCVPTELSAISMLYLDEYDKVVLKNYQEMVVEGCGCR is encoded by the exons ATGTTCGGGCTGCGCCGCCGCCCGCAGCCTAGCAAGAGCGCCGTCATCCCAGATTACATGCGGGATCTTTACCGGCTCCagtctggggaggaggaggaggaagagcagatcCACAGCATCGGTCTGGAGTATCCTGAGCGCCCCGCCAGTAGGGCCAACACCGTGAGGAGCTTCCACCACGAAG AACATTTGGAGAACATCCCAGGGACCAGCGAAAACTCTGCTTTTCGTTTCCTCTTTAACCTCAGCAGCATCCCAGAGAACGAGGTGATCTCCTCTGCAGAGCTTCGACTCTTCCGGGAGCAGGTGAACCAGGGCCCTGACTGGGAGCAGGGCTTCCACCGAATAAACATTTATGAGGTTATGAAGCCCCCGGCAGAAGTGGCACCTGGGCACCTCATCACACGACTACTGGACACGAGACTGGTCCACCACAATGTGACACGGTGGGAAACTTTTGATGTGAGCCCTGCGGTCCTTCGTTGGACCCGGGAGAAGCAGCCGAACTACGGGCTGGCCATTGAGGTGACTCACCTCCATCAGACACGGACCCACCAGGGCCAGCATGTCAGGATTAGCCGATCGTTACCTCAAGGGAGTGGGGATTGGGCCCAGCTCCGGCCCCTCCTGGTCACTTTTGGCCATGATGGCCGTGGACATGCCTTGACCCGACGCCAGAGGGCCAAGCGGAGCCCCAAGCATCACCCACAGCGGGCCCGGAAGAAGAATAAGAACTGCCGGCGCCACTCACTTTATGTGGACTTCAGCGATGTAGGCTGGAATGACTGGATTGTGGCCCCACCAGGCTACCAGGCCTTCTACTGCCACGGGGACTGCCCCTTTCCACTGGCCGACCACCTCAACTCAACCAACCATGCCATCGTGCAGACCCTGGTCAACTCTGTCAACTCCAGTATCCCCAAAGCCTGTTGTGTTCCCACCGAACTGAGTGCCATCTCCATGCTGTACCTGGATGAGTATGACAAGGTGGTACTGAAAAATTATCAGGAGATGGTAGTAGAGGGATGTGGGTGTCGCTGA
- the BMP4 gene encoding bone morphogenetic protein 4 isoform X1, with protein MIPGNRMLMVVLLCQVLLGGSSHASLIPETGKKKVAEIQGHAGGRRSGQSHELLRDFEATLLQMFGLRRRPQPSKSAVIPDYMRDLYRLQSGEEEEEEQIHSIGLEYPERPASRANTVRSFHHEEHLENIPGTSENSAFRFLFNLSSIPENEVISSAELRLFREQVNQGPDWEQGFHRINIYEVMKPPAEVAPGHLITRLLDTRLVHHNVTRWETFDVSPAVLRWTREKQPNYGLAIEVTHLHQTRTHQGQHVRISRSLPQGSGDWAQLRPLLVTFGHDGRGHALTRRQRAKRSPKHHPQRARKKNKNCRRHSLYVDFSDVGWNDWIVAPPGYQAFYCHGDCPFPLADHLNSTNHAIVQTLVNSVNSSIPKACCVPTELSAISMLYLDEYDKVVLKNYQEMVVEGCGCR; from the exons ATGATTCCTGGTAACCGAATGCTGATGGTCGTTTTATTATGCCAAGTCCTGCTAGGAGGCTCGAGCCATGCTAGTTTGATACCTGAGACGGGGAAGAAAAAAGTCGCCGAGATTCAGGGCCACGCGGGAGGACGCCGCTCAGGGCAGAGCCATGAGCTCCTGCGGGACTTCGAGGCTACACTTCTGCAGATGTTCGGGCTGCGCCGCCGCCCGCAGCCTAGCAAGAGCGCCGTCATCCCAGATTACATGCGGGATCTTTACCGGCTCCagtctggggaggaggaggaggaagagcagatcCACAGCATCGGTCTGGAGTATCCTGAGCGCCCCGCCAGTAGGGCCAACACCGTGAGGAGCTTCCACCACGAAG AACATTTGGAGAACATCCCAGGGACCAGCGAAAACTCTGCTTTTCGTTTCCTCTTTAACCTCAGCAGCATCCCAGAGAACGAGGTGATCTCCTCTGCAGAGCTTCGACTCTTCCGGGAGCAGGTGAACCAGGGCCCTGACTGGGAGCAGGGCTTCCACCGAATAAACATTTATGAGGTTATGAAGCCCCCGGCAGAAGTGGCACCTGGGCACCTCATCACACGACTACTGGACACGAGACTGGTCCACCACAATGTGACACGGTGGGAAACTTTTGATGTGAGCCCTGCGGTCCTTCGTTGGACCCGGGAGAAGCAGCCGAACTACGGGCTGGCCATTGAGGTGACTCACCTCCATCAGACACGGACCCACCAGGGCCAGCATGTCAGGATTAGCCGATCGTTACCTCAAGGGAGTGGGGATTGGGCCCAGCTCCGGCCCCTCCTGGTCACTTTTGGCCATGATGGCCGTGGACATGCCTTGACCCGACGCCAGAGGGCCAAGCGGAGCCCCAAGCATCACCCACAGCGGGCCCGGAAGAAGAATAAGAACTGCCGGCGCCACTCACTTTATGTGGACTTCAGCGATGTAGGCTGGAATGACTGGATTGTGGCCCCACCAGGCTACCAGGCCTTCTACTGCCACGGGGACTGCCCCTTTCCACTGGCCGACCACCTCAACTCAACCAACCATGCCATCGTGCAGACCCTGGTCAACTCTGTCAACTCCAGTATCCCCAAAGCCTGTTGTGTTCCCACCGAACTGAGTGCCATCTCCATGCTGTACCTGGATGAGTATGACAAGGTGGTACTGAAAAATTATCAGGAGATGGTAGTAGAGGGATGTGGGTGTCGCTGA